In one Saimiri boliviensis isolate mSaiBol1 chromosome 21, mSaiBol1.pri, whole genome shotgun sequence genomic region, the following are encoded:
- the HDAC10 gene encoding polyamine deacetylase HDAC10 isoform X1 — protein MGTALVYHEDMTATRLLWDDPECEIERPERLTAALDRLRKCGLEQRCLRLSAREASEEELGLVHSPEYVSLVRETQVLGKEELQVLSGQFDAIYFHPSTFHCARLAVGAALQLVDAVLTGVVQNGLALVRPPGHHSQRAAANGFCVFNNVAIAAVHAKQKHGLHRILIVDWDVHHGQGIQYLFEDDPSILYFSWHRYEHGRFWPFLRESDADAVGRGQGLGFTVNLPWNQVGMGNADYVAAFLHLLLPLAFEFDPELVLVSAGFDSAIGDPEGQMQATPACFAHLTQLLQVLAGGRVCAVLEGGYHLESLAESVCMTVQTLLGDPAPPLPGPMVPCQSALESIQSARAAQAPHWRSLQLQDVTPVLTSPSTHSPVGRPPPLLPGGPVCKTAASALSSLLDQPCLHPAPPVCPAVALTAPDITLVLPPDVTQQEGSALNEETQAWARPHESLAQDEALTALGKLLYLLDGVLDGQVSSGIVATPPSAAAATLDVAIQRGLSHGAQRLLCVALGQLDWPPDLVHDGGVSRALRLCMYPGRRILWLNIRGKEAAALSMFQVSTPLPVLTGGFLSCILGLVLPLAYSFQPDLVLVALGPAHGLQGPHAALLTSMLRGPAGGRVLALLEEDSTPQLAEILARVLHGEAPPSLGPYSVASPEDAQALMYLRGQLEPQWKMLQCRPHLEA, from the exons ATGGGGACCGCGCTTGTGTACCACGAGGACATGACGGCCACCCGGCTGCTCTGGGACGA CCCCGAGTGCGAGATTGAGCGTCCTGAGCGCCTGACTGCAGCCCTGGACCGCTTGCGGAAGTGCGGCCTGGAACAGAGGTGTCTGCGGTTATCAGCCCGCGAGGCCTCCGAAGAGGAACTGGGCCTGGTGCACAG CCCCGAGTACGTGTCCCTGGTCAGGGAGACCCAGGTCCTGGGCAAGGAAGAGCTGCAGGTGCTGTCTGGACAGTTTGATGCCATCTACTTCCACCCG AGTACCTTTCACTGCGCGCGGCTGGCCGTGGGGGCTGCACTGCAGCTGGTGGATGCTGTGCTCACAGGAGTGGTGCAAAATGGGCTTGCGCTGGTGAG GCCACCTGGGCACCACAGCCAGAGGGCAGCTGCCAATGGGTTCTGTGTGTTCAACAATGTGGCCATAGCAGCTGTACATGCCAAGCAGAAACACGGGCTGCACAG AATCCTCATCGTTGACTGGGATGTGCACCATGGCCAAGGCATCCAGTATCTCTTTGAGGATGACCCCAG CATCCTTTACTTCTCCTGGCACCGCTATGAGCATGGGCGCTTCTGGCCTTTCCTTCGAGAGTCGGATGCAGATGCGGTGGGGCGGGGACAGGGCCTCGGCTTCACTGTCAACCTCCCCTGGAACCAG GTCGGGATGGGAAACGCTGACTATGTGGCTGCCTTCCTGCACCTGCTGCTCCCACTGGCCTTTGAG TTTGATCCTGAGCTGGTGCTGGTCTCGGCAGGATTTGACTCAGCCATCGGAGACCCTGAG GGGCAAATGCAGGCCACACCAGCGTGCTTCGCCCACCTCACACAGCTGCTGCAGGTGCTGGCTGGTGGCCGGGTCTGTGCCGTGCTGGAG gGTGGGTACCACCTGGAGTCACTGGCGGAGTCGGTGTGCATGACAGTGCAGACGCTGCTAGGCGACCCGGCTCCACCCCTGCCAGGGCCCATGGTACCATGTCAGAG TGCCCTGGAGTCCATCCAGAGTGCCCGTGCTGCCCAGGCCCCGCACTGGAGGAGCCTCCAGCTGCAAG ATGTGACCCCTGTGCTGACGAGTCCCAGTACCCATTCCCCAGTGGGGAGGCCtccacctctgctgcctgggggtCCCGTGTGTAAGACGGCTGCATCTGCACTGAGCTCCCTCTTGGACCAGCCGTGCCTCCACCCTGCACCCCCTGTCTGCCCAGCTGTTGCCCTTACAGCTCCAGATATCACATTGGTCCTGCCCCCTGATGTCACCCAACAGGAGGGGTCAGCCCTGAATGAGGAGACACAAGCCTGGGCCAG GCCACACGAGTCCCTGGCCCAGGATGAGGCCCTCACTGCACTTGGAAAGCTCCTGTACCTCTTAGATGGGGTGCTGGATGGGCAG GTGAGCAGTGGTATCGTAGCCACTCCACCCTCGGCTGCAGCAGCCACCTTGGATGTGGCTATTCAGAGAGGCCTGTCCCACGGAGCCCAGAG GCTGCTGTGTGTGGCCCTGGGACAGCTGGACTGGCCCCCAGATCTCGTCCATGACGG AGGGGTGAGCAGGGCCTTACGCTTATGCATGTATCCTGGAAGGAGGATTTTGTGGCTGAACATCAGGGGCAAGGAGGCGGCTGCCCTATCCATGTTCCAGGTCTCCACACCACTGCCAGTG CTGACTGGTGGgttcctgagctgtatcttgggcTTGGTGCTGCCCCTGGCCTATAGCTTCCAGCCCGACCTGGTGTTGGTGGCGCTGGGGCCTGCCCATGGCCTGCAGGGCCCCCACGCTGCACTCCTGACTTCAATGCTTCGGGGGCCGGCAGGCGGCCGAGTCCTAGCCCTCCTGGAGGAG GACTCCACACCCCAGCTAGCCGAGATCCTGGCCCGGGTGCTGCATGGAGAGGCACCTCCTAGCCTAGGCCCTTACTCTGTGGCCTCCCCAGAGGACGCCCAGGCTTTGATGTACCTGAGAGGGCAGCTGGAGCCTCAGTGGAAGATGCTGCAG TGCCGTCCTCACTTGGAGGCTTGA
- the HDAC10 gene encoding polyamine deacetylase HDAC10 isoform X5, whose protein sequence is MGTALVYHEDMTATRLLWDDPECEIERPERLTAALDRLRKCGLEQRCLRLSAREASEEELGLVHSPEYVSLVRETQVLGKEELQVLSGQFDAIYFHPSTFHCARLAVGAALQLVDAVLTGVVQNGLALVRPPGHHSQRAAANGFCVFNNVAIAAVHAKQKHGLHRILIVDWDVHHGQGIQYLFEDDPSILYFSWHRYEHGRFWPFLRESDADAVGRGQGLGFTVNLPWNQVGMGNADYVAAFLHLLLPLAFEFDPELVLVSAGFDSAIGDPEGQMQATPACFAHLTQLLQVLAGGRVCAVLEGGYHLESLAESVCMTVQTLLGDPAPPLPGPMVPCQSALESIQSARAAQAPHWRSLQLQDVTPVLTSPSTHSPVGRPPPLLPGGPVCKTAASALSSLLDQPCLHPAPPVCPAVALTAPDITLVLPPDVTQQEGSALNEETQAWARPHESLAQDEALTALGKLLYLLDGVLDGQVSSGIVATPPSAAAATLDVAIQRGLSHGAQRLLCVALGQLDWPPDLVHDG, encoded by the exons ATGGGGACCGCGCTTGTGTACCACGAGGACATGACGGCCACCCGGCTGCTCTGGGACGA CCCCGAGTGCGAGATTGAGCGTCCTGAGCGCCTGACTGCAGCCCTGGACCGCTTGCGGAAGTGCGGCCTGGAACAGAGGTGTCTGCGGTTATCAGCCCGCGAGGCCTCCGAAGAGGAACTGGGCCTGGTGCACAG CCCCGAGTACGTGTCCCTGGTCAGGGAGACCCAGGTCCTGGGCAAGGAAGAGCTGCAGGTGCTGTCTGGACAGTTTGATGCCATCTACTTCCACCCG AGTACCTTTCACTGCGCGCGGCTGGCCGTGGGGGCTGCACTGCAGCTGGTGGATGCTGTGCTCACAGGAGTGGTGCAAAATGGGCTTGCGCTGGTGAG GCCACCTGGGCACCACAGCCAGAGGGCAGCTGCCAATGGGTTCTGTGTGTTCAACAATGTGGCCATAGCAGCTGTACATGCCAAGCAGAAACACGGGCTGCACAG AATCCTCATCGTTGACTGGGATGTGCACCATGGCCAAGGCATCCAGTATCTCTTTGAGGATGACCCCAG CATCCTTTACTTCTCCTGGCACCGCTATGAGCATGGGCGCTTCTGGCCTTTCCTTCGAGAGTCGGATGCAGATGCGGTGGGGCGGGGACAGGGCCTCGGCTTCACTGTCAACCTCCCCTGGAACCAG GTCGGGATGGGAAACGCTGACTATGTGGCTGCCTTCCTGCACCTGCTGCTCCCACTGGCCTTTGAG TTTGATCCTGAGCTGGTGCTGGTCTCGGCAGGATTTGACTCAGCCATCGGAGACCCTGAG GGGCAAATGCAGGCCACACCAGCGTGCTTCGCCCACCTCACACAGCTGCTGCAGGTGCTGGCTGGTGGCCGGGTCTGTGCCGTGCTGGAG gGTGGGTACCACCTGGAGTCACTGGCGGAGTCGGTGTGCATGACAGTGCAGACGCTGCTAGGCGACCCGGCTCCACCCCTGCCAGGGCCCATGGTACCATGTCAGAG TGCCCTGGAGTCCATCCAGAGTGCCCGTGCTGCCCAGGCCCCGCACTGGAGGAGCCTCCAGCTGCAAG ATGTGACCCCTGTGCTGACGAGTCCCAGTACCCATTCCCCAGTGGGGAGGCCtccacctctgctgcctgggggtCCCGTGTGTAAGACGGCTGCATCTGCACTGAGCTCCCTCTTGGACCAGCCGTGCCTCCACCCTGCACCCCCTGTCTGCCCAGCTGTTGCCCTTACAGCTCCAGATATCACATTGGTCCTGCCCCCTGATGTCACCCAACAGGAGGGGTCAGCCCTGAATGAGGAGACACAAGCCTGGGCCAG GCCACACGAGTCCCTGGCCCAGGATGAGGCCCTCACTGCACTTGGAAAGCTCCTGTACCTCTTAGATGGGGTGCTGGATGGGCAG GTGAGCAGTGGTATCGTAGCCACTCCACCCTCGGCTGCAGCAGCCACCTTGGATGTGGCTATTCAGAGAGGCCTGTCCCACGGAGCCCAGAG GCTGCTGTGTGTGGCCCTGGGACAGCTGGACTGGCCCCCAGATCTCGTCCATGACGG CTGA
- the HDAC10 gene encoding polyamine deacetylase HDAC10 isoform X4 has protein sequence MGTALVYHEDMTATRLLWDDPECEIERPERLTAALDRLRKCGLEQRCLRLSAREASEEELGLVHSPEYVSLVRETQVLGKEELQVLSGQFDAIYFHPSTFHCARLAVGAALQLVDAVLTGVVQNGLALVRPPGHHSQRAAANGFCVFNNVAIAAVHAKQKHGLHRILIVDWDVHHGQGIQYLFEDDPSILYFSWHRYEHGRFWPFLRESDADAVGRGQGLGFTVNLPWNQVGMGNADYVAAFLHLLLPLAFEFDPELVLVSAGFDSAIGDPEGQMQATPACFAHLTQLLQVLAGGRVCAVLEGGYHLESLAESVCMTVQTLLGDPAPPLPGPMVPCQSALESIQSARAAQAPHWRSLQLQAVALTAPDITLVLPPDVTQQEGSALNEETQAWARPHESLAQDEALTALGKLLYLLDGVLDGQVSSGIVATPPSAAAATLDVAIQRGLSHGAQRLLCVALGQLDWPPDLVHDGGVSRALRLCMYPGRRILWLNIRGKEAAALSMFQVSTPLPVLTGGFLSCILGLVLPLAYSFQPDLVLVALGPAHGLQGPHAALLTSMLRGPAGGRVLALLEEDSTPQLAEILARVLHGEAPPSLGPYSVASPEDAQALMYLRGQLEPQWKMLQCRPHLEA, from the exons ATGGGGACCGCGCTTGTGTACCACGAGGACATGACGGCCACCCGGCTGCTCTGGGACGA CCCCGAGTGCGAGATTGAGCGTCCTGAGCGCCTGACTGCAGCCCTGGACCGCTTGCGGAAGTGCGGCCTGGAACAGAGGTGTCTGCGGTTATCAGCCCGCGAGGCCTCCGAAGAGGAACTGGGCCTGGTGCACAG CCCCGAGTACGTGTCCCTGGTCAGGGAGACCCAGGTCCTGGGCAAGGAAGAGCTGCAGGTGCTGTCTGGACAGTTTGATGCCATCTACTTCCACCCG AGTACCTTTCACTGCGCGCGGCTGGCCGTGGGGGCTGCACTGCAGCTGGTGGATGCTGTGCTCACAGGAGTGGTGCAAAATGGGCTTGCGCTGGTGAG GCCACCTGGGCACCACAGCCAGAGGGCAGCTGCCAATGGGTTCTGTGTGTTCAACAATGTGGCCATAGCAGCTGTACATGCCAAGCAGAAACACGGGCTGCACAG AATCCTCATCGTTGACTGGGATGTGCACCATGGCCAAGGCATCCAGTATCTCTTTGAGGATGACCCCAG CATCCTTTACTTCTCCTGGCACCGCTATGAGCATGGGCGCTTCTGGCCTTTCCTTCGAGAGTCGGATGCAGATGCGGTGGGGCGGGGACAGGGCCTCGGCTTCACTGTCAACCTCCCCTGGAACCAG GTCGGGATGGGAAACGCTGACTATGTGGCTGCCTTCCTGCACCTGCTGCTCCCACTGGCCTTTGAG TTTGATCCTGAGCTGGTGCTGGTCTCGGCAGGATTTGACTCAGCCATCGGAGACCCTGAG GGGCAAATGCAGGCCACACCAGCGTGCTTCGCCCACCTCACACAGCTGCTGCAGGTGCTGGCTGGTGGCCGGGTCTGTGCCGTGCTGGAG gGTGGGTACCACCTGGAGTCACTGGCGGAGTCGGTGTGCATGACAGTGCAGACGCTGCTAGGCGACCCGGCTCCACCCCTGCCAGGGCCCATGGTACCATGTCAGAG TGCCCTGGAGTCCATCCAGAGTGCCCGTGCTGCCCAGGCCCCGCACTGGAGGAGCCTCCAGCTGCAAG CTGTTGCCCTTACAGCTCCAGATATCACATTGGTCCTGCCCCCTGATGTCACCCAACAGGAGGGGTCAGCCCTGAATGAGGAGACACAAGCCTGGGCCAG GCCACACGAGTCCCTGGCCCAGGATGAGGCCCTCACTGCACTTGGAAAGCTCCTGTACCTCTTAGATGGGGTGCTGGATGGGCAG GTGAGCAGTGGTATCGTAGCCACTCCACCCTCGGCTGCAGCAGCCACCTTGGATGTGGCTATTCAGAGAGGCCTGTCCCACGGAGCCCAGAG GCTGCTGTGTGTGGCCCTGGGACAGCTGGACTGGCCCCCAGATCTCGTCCATGACGG AGGGGTGAGCAGGGCCTTACGCTTATGCATGTATCCTGGAAGGAGGATTTTGTGGCTGAACATCAGGGGCAAGGAGGCGGCTGCCCTATCCATGTTCCAGGTCTCCACACCACTGCCAGTG CTGACTGGTGGgttcctgagctgtatcttgggcTTGGTGCTGCCCCTGGCCTATAGCTTCCAGCCCGACCTGGTGTTGGTGGCGCTGGGGCCTGCCCATGGCCTGCAGGGCCCCCACGCTGCACTCCTGACTTCAATGCTTCGGGGGCCGGCAGGCGGCCGAGTCCTAGCCCTCCTGGAGGAG GACTCCACACCCCAGCTAGCCGAGATCCTGGCCCGGGTGCTGCATGGAGAGGCACCTCCTAGCCTAGGCCCTTACTCTGTGGCCTCCCCAGAGGACGCCCAGGCTTTGATGTACCTGAGAGGGCAGCTGGAGCCTCAGTGGAAGATGCTGCAG TGCCGTCCTCACTTGGAGGCTTGA
- the HDAC10 gene encoding polyamine deacetylase HDAC10 isoform X3, with amino-acid sequence MGTALVYHEDMTATRLLWDDPECEIERPERLTAALDRLRKCGLEQRCLRLSAREASEEELGLVHSPEYVSLVRETQVLGKEELQVLSGQFDAIYFHPSTFHCARLAVGAALQLVDAVLTGVVQNGLALVRPPGHHSQRAAANGFCVFNNVAIAAVHAKQKHGLHSILYFSWHRYEHGRFWPFLRESDADAVGRGQGLGFTVNLPWNQVGMGNADYVAAFLHLLLPLAFEFDPELVLVSAGFDSAIGDPEGQMQATPACFAHLTQLLQVLAGGRVCAVLEGGYHLESLAESVCMTVQTLLGDPAPPLPGPMVPCQSALESIQSARAAQAPHWRSLQLQDVTPVLTSPSTHSPVGRPPPLLPGGPVCKTAASALSSLLDQPCLHPAPPVCPAVALTAPDITLVLPPDVTQQEGSALNEETQAWARPHESLAQDEALTALGKLLYLLDGVLDGQVSSGIVATPPSAAAATLDVAIQRGLSHGAQRLLCVALGQLDWPPDLVHDGGVSRALRLCMYPGRRILWLNIRGKEAAALSMFQVSTPLPVLTGGFLSCILGLVLPLAYSFQPDLVLVALGPAHGLQGPHAALLTSMLRGPAGGRVLALLEEDSTPQLAEILARVLHGEAPPSLGPYSVASPEDAQALMYLRGQLEPQWKMLQCRPHLEA; translated from the exons ATGGGGACCGCGCTTGTGTACCACGAGGACATGACGGCCACCCGGCTGCTCTGGGACGA CCCCGAGTGCGAGATTGAGCGTCCTGAGCGCCTGACTGCAGCCCTGGACCGCTTGCGGAAGTGCGGCCTGGAACAGAGGTGTCTGCGGTTATCAGCCCGCGAGGCCTCCGAAGAGGAACTGGGCCTGGTGCACAG CCCCGAGTACGTGTCCCTGGTCAGGGAGACCCAGGTCCTGGGCAAGGAAGAGCTGCAGGTGCTGTCTGGACAGTTTGATGCCATCTACTTCCACCCG AGTACCTTTCACTGCGCGCGGCTGGCCGTGGGGGCTGCACTGCAGCTGGTGGATGCTGTGCTCACAGGAGTGGTGCAAAATGGGCTTGCGCTGGTGAG GCCACCTGGGCACCACAGCCAGAGGGCAGCTGCCAATGGGTTCTGTGTGTTCAACAATGTGGCCATAGCAGCTGTACATGCCAAGCAGAAACACGGGCTGCACAG CATCCTTTACTTCTCCTGGCACCGCTATGAGCATGGGCGCTTCTGGCCTTTCCTTCGAGAGTCGGATGCAGATGCGGTGGGGCGGGGACAGGGCCTCGGCTTCACTGTCAACCTCCCCTGGAACCAG GTCGGGATGGGAAACGCTGACTATGTGGCTGCCTTCCTGCACCTGCTGCTCCCACTGGCCTTTGAG TTTGATCCTGAGCTGGTGCTGGTCTCGGCAGGATTTGACTCAGCCATCGGAGACCCTGAG GGGCAAATGCAGGCCACACCAGCGTGCTTCGCCCACCTCACACAGCTGCTGCAGGTGCTGGCTGGTGGCCGGGTCTGTGCCGTGCTGGAG gGTGGGTACCACCTGGAGTCACTGGCGGAGTCGGTGTGCATGACAGTGCAGACGCTGCTAGGCGACCCGGCTCCACCCCTGCCAGGGCCCATGGTACCATGTCAGAG TGCCCTGGAGTCCATCCAGAGTGCCCGTGCTGCCCAGGCCCCGCACTGGAGGAGCCTCCAGCTGCAAG ATGTGACCCCTGTGCTGACGAGTCCCAGTACCCATTCCCCAGTGGGGAGGCCtccacctctgctgcctgggggtCCCGTGTGTAAGACGGCTGCATCTGCACTGAGCTCCCTCTTGGACCAGCCGTGCCTCCACCCTGCACCCCCTGTCTGCCCAGCTGTTGCCCTTACAGCTCCAGATATCACATTGGTCCTGCCCCCTGATGTCACCCAACAGGAGGGGTCAGCCCTGAATGAGGAGACACAAGCCTGGGCCAG GCCACACGAGTCCCTGGCCCAGGATGAGGCCCTCACTGCACTTGGAAAGCTCCTGTACCTCTTAGATGGGGTGCTGGATGGGCAG GTGAGCAGTGGTATCGTAGCCACTCCACCCTCGGCTGCAGCAGCCACCTTGGATGTGGCTATTCAGAGAGGCCTGTCCCACGGAGCCCAGAG GCTGCTGTGTGTGGCCCTGGGACAGCTGGACTGGCCCCCAGATCTCGTCCATGACGG AGGGGTGAGCAGGGCCTTACGCTTATGCATGTATCCTGGAAGGAGGATTTTGTGGCTGAACATCAGGGGCAAGGAGGCGGCTGCCCTATCCATGTTCCAGGTCTCCACACCACTGCCAGTG CTGACTGGTGGgttcctgagctgtatcttgggcTTGGTGCTGCCCCTGGCCTATAGCTTCCAGCCCGACCTGGTGTTGGTGGCGCTGGGGCCTGCCCATGGCCTGCAGGGCCCCCACGCTGCACTCCTGACTTCAATGCTTCGGGGGCCGGCAGGCGGCCGAGTCCTAGCCCTCCTGGAGGAG GACTCCACACCCCAGCTAGCCGAGATCCTGGCCCGGGTGCTGCATGGAGAGGCACCTCCTAGCCTAGGCCCTTACTCTGTGGCCTCCCCAGAGGACGCCCAGGCTTTGATGTACCTGAGAGGGCAGCTGGAGCCTCAGTGGAAGATGCTGCAG TGCCGTCCTCACTTGGAGGCTTGA
- the HDAC10 gene encoding polyamine deacetylase HDAC10 isoform X2 — translation MGTALVYHEDMTATRLLWDDPECEIERPERLTAALDRLRKCGLEQRCLRLSAREASEEELGLVHSPEYVSLVRETQVLGKEELQVLSGQFDAIYFHPSTFHCARLAVGAALQLVDAVLTGVVQNGLALVRPPGHHSQRAAANGFCVFNNVAIAAVHAKQKHGLHRILIVDWDVHHGQGIQYLFEDDPSILYFSWHRYEHGRFWPFLRESDADAVGRGQGLGFTVNLPWNQVGMGNADYVAAFLHLLLPLAFEFDPELVLVSAGFDSAIGDPEGQMQATPACFAHLTQLLQVLAGGRVCAVLEGGYHLESLAESVCMTVQTLLGDPAPPLPGPMVPCQSALESIQSARAAQAPHWRSLQLQDVTPVLTSPSTHSPVGRPPPLLPGGPVCKTAASALSSLLDQPCLHPAPPVCPAVALTAPDITLVLPPDVTQQEGSALNEETQAWARPHESLAQDEALTALGKLLYLLDGVLDGQVSSGIVATPPSAAAATLDVAIQRGLSHGAQRLLCVALGQLDWPPDLVHDGRILWLNIRGKEAAALSMFQVSTPLPVLTGGFLSCILGLVLPLAYSFQPDLVLVALGPAHGLQGPHAALLTSMLRGPAGGRVLALLEEDSTPQLAEILARVLHGEAPPSLGPYSVASPEDAQALMYLRGQLEPQWKMLQCRPHLEA, via the exons ATGGGGACCGCGCTTGTGTACCACGAGGACATGACGGCCACCCGGCTGCTCTGGGACGA CCCCGAGTGCGAGATTGAGCGTCCTGAGCGCCTGACTGCAGCCCTGGACCGCTTGCGGAAGTGCGGCCTGGAACAGAGGTGTCTGCGGTTATCAGCCCGCGAGGCCTCCGAAGAGGAACTGGGCCTGGTGCACAG CCCCGAGTACGTGTCCCTGGTCAGGGAGACCCAGGTCCTGGGCAAGGAAGAGCTGCAGGTGCTGTCTGGACAGTTTGATGCCATCTACTTCCACCCG AGTACCTTTCACTGCGCGCGGCTGGCCGTGGGGGCTGCACTGCAGCTGGTGGATGCTGTGCTCACAGGAGTGGTGCAAAATGGGCTTGCGCTGGTGAG GCCACCTGGGCACCACAGCCAGAGGGCAGCTGCCAATGGGTTCTGTGTGTTCAACAATGTGGCCATAGCAGCTGTACATGCCAAGCAGAAACACGGGCTGCACAG AATCCTCATCGTTGACTGGGATGTGCACCATGGCCAAGGCATCCAGTATCTCTTTGAGGATGACCCCAG CATCCTTTACTTCTCCTGGCACCGCTATGAGCATGGGCGCTTCTGGCCTTTCCTTCGAGAGTCGGATGCAGATGCGGTGGGGCGGGGACAGGGCCTCGGCTTCACTGTCAACCTCCCCTGGAACCAG GTCGGGATGGGAAACGCTGACTATGTGGCTGCCTTCCTGCACCTGCTGCTCCCACTGGCCTTTGAG TTTGATCCTGAGCTGGTGCTGGTCTCGGCAGGATTTGACTCAGCCATCGGAGACCCTGAG GGGCAAATGCAGGCCACACCAGCGTGCTTCGCCCACCTCACACAGCTGCTGCAGGTGCTGGCTGGTGGCCGGGTCTGTGCCGTGCTGGAG gGTGGGTACCACCTGGAGTCACTGGCGGAGTCGGTGTGCATGACAGTGCAGACGCTGCTAGGCGACCCGGCTCCACCCCTGCCAGGGCCCATGGTACCATGTCAGAG TGCCCTGGAGTCCATCCAGAGTGCCCGTGCTGCCCAGGCCCCGCACTGGAGGAGCCTCCAGCTGCAAG ATGTGACCCCTGTGCTGACGAGTCCCAGTACCCATTCCCCAGTGGGGAGGCCtccacctctgctgcctgggggtCCCGTGTGTAAGACGGCTGCATCTGCACTGAGCTCCCTCTTGGACCAGCCGTGCCTCCACCCTGCACCCCCTGTCTGCCCAGCTGTTGCCCTTACAGCTCCAGATATCACATTGGTCCTGCCCCCTGATGTCACCCAACAGGAGGGGTCAGCCCTGAATGAGGAGACACAAGCCTGGGCCAG GCCACACGAGTCCCTGGCCCAGGATGAGGCCCTCACTGCACTTGGAAAGCTCCTGTACCTCTTAGATGGGGTGCTGGATGGGCAG GTGAGCAGTGGTATCGTAGCCACTCCACCCTCGGCTGCAGCAGCCACCTTGGATGTGGCTATTCAGAGAGGCCTGTCCCACGGAGCCCAGAG GCTGCTGTGTGTGGCCCTGGGACAGCTGGACTGGCCCCCAGATCTCGTCCATGACGG GAGGATTTTGTGGCTGAACATCAGGGGCAAGGAGGCGGCTGCCCTATCCATGTTCCAGGTCTCCACACCACTGCCAGTG CTGACTGGTGGgttcctgagctgtatcttgggcTTGGTGCTGCCCCTGGCCTATAGCTTCCAGCCCGACCTGGTGTTGGTGGCGCTGGGGCCTGCCCATGGCCTGCAGGGCCCCCACGCTGCACTCCTGACTTCAATGCTTCGGGGGCCGGCAGGCGGCCGAGTCCTAGCCCTCCTGGAGGAG GACTCCACACCCCAGCTAGCCGAGATCCTGGCCCGGGTGCTGCATGGAGAGGCACCTCCTAGCCTAGGCCCTTACTCTGTGGCCTCCCCAGAGGACGCCCAGGCTTTGATGTACCTGAGAGGGCAGCTGGAGCCTCAGTGGAAGATGCTGCAG TGCCGTCCTCACTTGGAGGCTTGA